The proteins below come from a single Physeter macrocephalus isolate SW-GA unplaced genomic scaffold, ASM283717v5 random_40, whole genome shotgun sequence genomic window:
- the SCAMP3 gene encoding secretory carrier-associated membrane protein 3: MAQSRDGGNPFAEPGELDNPFQDPAVIQHRPSAHYATLDVYNPFETREPPPSYEPPAPVPIAPPSAPPLQSSRKLSPTEPKNYGSYSTQASAAAATAELLKKQEELNRKAEELDRRERELQHAALGGTATRQNNWPPLPSFCPVQPCFFQDISMEIPQEFQKTVSTMYYLWMCSTLALLLNFLACLANFCVETSNGSGFGLSILWILLFTPCSFVCWYRPMYKAFRSDSSFNFFVFFFIFFVQDVLFVLQAIGIPDWGFSGWISALVVLKANPAVAVLMLLVALFFTGIAVLGIVMLKRIHSLYRRTGASFQKAQQEFAAGVFSNPAVRTAAANAAAGAAENAFRAP, from the exons ATGGCTCAAAGCAGAGACGGTGGAAACCCCTTCGCCGAGCCCGGCGAGCTTGACAACCCCTTTCAG GACCCAGCTGTGATCCAGCACCGACCCAGCGCGCACTATGCCACGCTTGACGTCTACAACCCTTTTGAGACCCGGGAG CCACCACCAAGCTATGAGCCTCCTGCCCCTGTTCCGATAGCTCCACCCTCAGCTCCCCCTTTGCAGTCTTCGAGAAAGCTCAGCCCCACAGAACCCAAGAACTATGGCTCCTACAGCACCCAG GCTTCAGCTGCAGCAGCCACAGCTGAGCTGCTAAAGAAGCAGGAGGAGCTCAACCGGAAGGCAGAGGAGTTGGACCGGAGGGAGCGAGAACTCCAGCATGCTGCCCTCGGgggcacagcta CTCGACAGAACAATTGGCCCCCTCTACCTTCTTTTTGCCCAGTTCAGCCCTGCTTTTTCCAGGATATCTCAATGGAGATCCCCCAAGAATTTCAGAAGACAGTATCCACCATGTACTACCTCTGGATGT GCAGCACTCTGGCTCTTCTCCTGAATTTTCTTGCCTGCCTGGCCAACTTCTGTGTGGAGACCAGCAATGGCTCAGGCTTTGGGCTCTCTATCCTCTGGATCCTCCTTTTCACCCCCTGCTCCTTCGTCTGTTGGTACCGCCCCATGTATAAGGCTTTCCG gAGTGACAGTTCATTCAATTTCTtcgttttcttcttcattttcttcgtCCAGGATGTTCTGTTTGTCCTCCAGGCCATTGGCATCCCAGATTGGGGGTTCAG TGGCTGGATCTCTGCTCTGGTGGTGCTGAAGGCCAACCCAGCTGTAGCTGTGCTCATGCTGCTGGTTGCCCTGTTCTTCACTGGCATTGCCGTGCTGGGAATTGTGATGCTAAAGCGG ATCCACTCCTTGTATCGCCGCACAGGTGCCAGCTTTCAGAAAGCCCAGCAAGAATTTGCAGCTGGTGTCTTCTCCAACCCTGCGGTGCGAACCGCAGCTGCCAATGCAGCCGCTGGGGCTGCCGAAAATGCCTTCCGGGCACCGTGA